The DNA region CTCATCCCTATTATCTTTGCTGAATGTCGGTAAATAGATTTCCATCTTTTCTTCATAATCAAACGGTGATTCAACAGAAAAAGATAAAAATTCCTTCACCCCAAGGCCGTTAGCAATATAGGCAAAGTTCTTTTGGTTTGATAGGGTTGCTGATGAGAAAATAAACGGTTTTTTCTGCGAGAATACCTCATCTCTTAAAACTTCTTCAACCATTTTTGGCATGATAACAAGGGTACGTTCATAGCCTACTTCCTCAAACCAAGTAATACCGTTCATCTCTTTTAGGAAAAGAGAAAGTGAATACGTAATCTGTTCCAAGTATTCTTCGACAATCCTTAAATCATACTCATTAATAACATACAATTCACTTTCAAACACTAGTTCTTCTTCTAATTGCTGAAGCTTACTTAACAATTTTTCACCGTATTTTATTACCTGCGGATTGAGTGTTATCATTTGCTTATCAGAGCCTTGCGATGGAACAGAAAACTCCGAAATGGAACTGAAAAATTTATCGTTATCCAACAGTGCTTCTTCAATCGTATACAACGTTTTTTCACGCACTTCATTTTCCATTAACCTAGTAAGCAACGTTTCTAAAGTTGCATCGGTAAAGCGGTAACTTAGCGCCTTTTGTGCAGCGAATTCGAGGAGATGTCCTTCATCAAAAACAACAGAGGAATGCTCTGGTAAAAGCGGCAGCTGTCCTTCCCGTTTTCTCGATTCCTTTGTCCAAATATGCTCCATATAAAAATCATGAGAACAAATAATTAAATCCGTGGAATGACGATAGAAATCACGATTTAGAGTAAGCCCACACCGATGCCTCTTCTCACACGTAAAGCAATCCTGAATGGCATCCCAATTCACTTTACCCCATGATTCATCAGATAATGCGGGGAAGTCCCTTCTGTCACCGTACTTTTCAAACTTTTGCATTGAACCGTCATTGTGGACAAAGTCAGGTAATTGTTCGTAAATATCAGCAATATCATCATTAAAATCTGTTTGCTTAACGTGATCTAGCTTTTTCAAACAAAGATACTGATCTCTGGATTTTGCTAACCGTACATCGAAGTTTAAACCAAGTATTTTTTCAAGCTTGGCTATGTCGCCTTCTTTTTTTACAAGTTGCTCAATCAAAGTTTCATCCGCACAGGCAACCACTGCAGGCATATTTGTGTATCGAGCATACATGATGGCATAAAGTAAATACACAATGGTCTTTCCCGTGCCCACTCCTGCTTCTGCAAACATTACCTTTTTCTCTTTAAAAGCCTTCTCTAGCTGAAAGGCCATGAAAATTTGTTCATCTCTTAATTCGAACCCAGCTTCGGGTAATATATCGTAAAATAAGTCGCCAATCCACTCACTTAGTTTGTCATAAAAGGATTCAGATTTAGTAATTTCAAAAGGTATCTTACTTTGCAAAAAAAAACCTCCCCAGCAAAAAATAATAGCGTCTTTAGGAAGACGCTACCTCTTAGAATGTTATAAGCTATATTCAACTGTTTAATTTTATCCTAAAAGTGCCTAATGTCAAGAGAAGAGGCACCAATGATAATCGATTTACTCGAAGGAACGAGGAGGTCTTTTTCCCCAATATTGATACAAATCTGTTCGAATAAAACCATTGAAAAGCTTTCTTTTTTTAGTTGCCCGCTTGCCATAAAGTTGTTCAAACTCTTCATTTGAGGTCAAAATATAAATTGACCATGTATCAAGCTTGTTGAATGCCTGACCCATTTCCTTATACATATGCTCGACTTCAGGTTTATCTCCGATCCTTTCCCCATAGGGAGGATTACCAACAATTACACCGTATTCTTTAGGTGTTGAGATATCTCTAACTTGCATTTGTTTAAATTTAATGAGGTCACCAAGGCCCGCTTCAAAGGCATTTTCTTGAGCAATCTTAACCATCCGGTGATCGATATCCGTACCTAGGATGTCGAGTGGCTGATCATAGTTCGCTAAGTCCTCAGCCTCTGTTCGAGCATTATCCCATATCTTTTCAGGGATCCAATCCCATCCTTCTGAAGCAAATTCACGGTTAAATCCAGGAGCAATATTTTGCCCTATCAATGCGGCCTCAATTGGAATCGTACCAGAACCACAGAAAGGGTCCATAAACGGATGATCTGCCTTCCAGTTAGTCAGCATCACTAATGCAGCTGCAAGGGTCTCCTTTAACGGTGCTTCTCCTTGGTCAACGCGATAGCCCCGTTTGTGAAGTCCTTGACCACTCGTATCAATCGTAATCGTAGCAATATCCTTTAACAATGCCACTTCAATCCGAAAAAAGGCGCCGTTCTCCTCAAACCAAGTACTACGGTTATAATGTTTTTTTAATCTTTCCACAACTGCCTTTTTTACAATTGCCTGGCAATCAGAAACACTAAAAAGTGTTGATTTGACCGACTTACCGATTACAGGGAATTCCGCATTCTCGGGGAGAAATTTTTCCCATGGCAGTGCCTTCGTCTTTTCAAATAACTCATCGAAGGTCAATGCTTTAAATTCTCCTACCCTTATTTTTACCCTATCAGCTGTGCGGAGCCATAAATTACTTCGGGCAATCGCTGTCTCATCACCTGTGTAAATTACTTTTCCATTTTCCACTTCACATTCATATCCCAATGCACGAACTTCTTTTGCCACTAAAGACTCAAGTCCCATTGCTGCGGTCGCTATTAATTGATATTTTCCCATTATTTTCACCCTTATTCATTACATATGTATGCTATTCTTAAAAAATTGCATTATCTTTTCATTATAGACTAAAAATCAAGGACAAATGCAAGAAACTCTTTAATATAGAAAATAAAAAGACTCTCCTCATTGGAGAGTCGATTAATTAAAATTTAATTTTTCATTAAAAACGTTCTGTAAGCCATGTTCTGTACCAGAGTACTGCAAACGACGATTAACGTCTCGTACTTAGGTGGTAATCATCTATCTACAGATTACAATAATCTGTCCTTCTCCTCGTTCAATTCCTAAGAGAAAGTGCCCCTACCATTATTTGGGTTTCTCGCTCGTGGGGTTTACCTCGTTCCACCCTTTTCATTTCTGAAAAGGCTCCGTCACTGTGGCACTTTTATAGGTATTCATACCATATCCAAATGGACTTAGGTATTTTCCCGGCCGTCAGCCCATAAGACTGCCCTAGCTTATGAATTCGCTAGGCACGAACACTACGAGCATCTCAGCTCGTGCGAGCATGGACTTTCCTCTACAAGGAAACAAATGCTCCTTGCAGCGATTACCCGAACGTAATTAATGAATATATTTATTATTATATGTATTTACGTCAATTAATTCAATGGTTAATATTGGAAACTGAATTTCCAATCATTTAATCATATAATTTATTACCAAATACATGCTTTTCAAGATTAGATAGTCGCTTTAAAATATCAAAATTCGTGGTTCCAGCTGGCTGCGTCACAGGCTGTCGTCTTGACGACTCTTCAAGCTGCTTACGTAATCGAAGATTTTCTTGTTGAAGGTCTTCTATCTCCTGTTGAAATGCTTCATAATCCTTAATAATTAAATCTAAATATTTATCTACATCTTCTTGTTTATAACCTCTTACACCAGTCTTAAATTCTTTCTCCAATATTTCCTTCGCTGTTAATTTCACTTTATCGGACTGCATTCTAATTCACCTCAGTATTCACCTATCAATATTATTATTTACTCAAAAATATATACTTTTGTCAATTTTTCTTTTTAAACATCGTTTGTGGCCATATAAAATTTAGTTAAAAATCCATGCGCTTTTGTTCTTCTTCCTCAACAATTGACTGTAAGTCATAAAATGTAATCAAATGAATAGGATAGGCGTGATTATTTTGATATTGAGTTGCCATTTCGTATATGTATTTCGGACTTCCTTCTTTTTCTTGATCGTAAAACAGAAGAATTGCGTCACTTTTTTCTATGAAGAATTGATTTTTCACGCGAAACTGTAAGGGCTTTTCATATCCTTTTTTTGATACGGAATCAATGAAATCTGCCTGAGCAAGTACCGTTGCATACCATTCCTTATTTGTTTCATTCCACGAGTCTTCCTGTTTTAGAAAAGGTGTAATCACAGCTAATTTCAAATCAGGATAATCGAGCTGAAGCTCAAATACTACCTCTGCTGCCCAAAGCTCCGTACCTAACTGACCACTAATTAGCACCCACTCTAATCCGTCATCAAGCATCGTTATTAAGTCCTTTTTTATTGCTGCTTTAATAAAAGTAGCGGATGGATGGTCTTTTTTAAAAATTCCTAATTCAAAAGCTTTGTAACCCGAAATTGCTATTACTTTAATCAAGGTCATTCTCCTCATTGGGTAGATGAATCTACTACCATATATCAAAAATGAACGAAAAAACAAGGGCAGATGTGCCCTTGCTGATGTTTTTATCTCCAGGAAGGTCGTTGACCTGGGTATGGTCTTGGTCCCATGCCTGGACCCATTCCTGGTGCCATGCCTGGTCCCATTCCTGGTGCCATGCCTGGTCCCATTCCTGGTGCCATGCCCGGTCCCATGCCTGGTCCCATTCCTGGTCCAAAACCTGGGCCTCCTGGTCCAAAACCTGGGCCTCCTGGGCCAAAACCTGGGCCTCCTGGGCCAAAGCCTGGGCCTCCTGGGCCAAAGCCTGGGCCTCCTGGGCCAAAGCCTGGTCTAGGTGGTAAAACGTTAGTTGATGGTAAAACATTACTTGGTGCAGGACCAGTAGCCATTGGTGCCACAGGAATAGGACCTCCAGGACAACAACAATCAACGTGCTGATTACAACACACTTCACACGTTGAAGCTGTTTGCGGACAATAGTGTTTATGCTGGAACAGATGATGATTGATTGTTGTTGTGTGTACAGGATGAATATGCGGGACCACAGTCGTTGAGAACGTGTGGTTCACTAATTGTTTAGTCGGATGGATGACTGGCGGCGCAAAATTGGTTCCAAGATACAATATAAACTCTCCCCTTTCAAATATTCTGTTTACATTAACAGCCTATGATAGAAAGGAAATTCTTGTACTAATGAAAACACCTATTTTTATAGCATTGAATAAAAGCTATCTTTTAAGTTTGAAAAAACTACTGCAGTCAAACAAACGACAACAAAAAATAAAAATAAGATTGCTTTATACACTAAATATACCCCTTTTTGTTTTTATAGTCGTTTTACTCAGTACAGTTTTATATTTTACCTCTTGCGACGGTTAGAAACAATATGGAATTTTTGGTTTAACACTAAATAAATGTGTCTATTTTGTTACAAATTTCACAGTGTTTTTCAATCCTTTTTTCTAAGCGAAAAAATCTATTTTGAAGCTGGTCATTTACTTTTCCTTTTTTATCTTTTGATAATTGACTCTCCTCGTTTAATTTAGATGCTTTTAGACAATAATCCCTTGCAGACAAATAATCTTTCAATTTATGTTCATAGATCTTTGCTGTTTCTATACATGCCTCCAAACTCATATTGACATCCAGAGTATCTGCCACTTCTACAAATAAATTTAACGCCCTTTCCCAGTCCTTTTCTTTCTTATAGTGATAGGCTAATGCTAGTTTTGCTTGTAAAGAGGTAACATCACTGCCATCAACGAGCTTCGTCAATACTTGTTCTGCTTCGGCCTTCTCCCCAATGGCGGCGAACCATCTGCCCACTTCAAATGACTCTTTTCGTGTTTGCTTCATGTCCATTCCGCACAACTGAAAGGTGAGATGCGTATACAAGGTCACCAATGAAAGAATGTCAATTTCATTATGCTTCATAATTCCGTGTATGCCCTTTGGCTGTCTGCTTTCAATAAAATCAAAATAAATCATTGGAGCAAGGTAACCAGGAATATCATCCACTCTATCAATACCTAATACATCCTTTTCGACTATTGAAAGATTCGTTCGTTCCAACTTATGCTTCCATAGTCTCCTAGCAGCATGATATAAATCAAAATGGCCTAACGCTGGGAGCTTTGGAACATTCTGCCTTACCAGCGTATGCCTTGTTATTAATTGCGGCCAGTCAAAGGATTTACCATTATAACTAGCCATGAGACGAAATCTTCCAATATCATTCAAAAAATAGTTAAATTGTGCAACTTCAGAACTTGGAGATGGAAGAAAATACTGTTTCAAGGTCAAATCCTTGTCTGTGAAATAAGCTATTCCTAATAAAAATATTTGTGTTCCTGTACCGCTTAACCCAGTTGTTTCTGTATCAAAAAAGACCATCTCTGACATTTCAAAGTCTTTCATGGAAAATGGATGGTTTAAATCTCTATTTGTCCAAACCTCTTTTGCTGTATATAAATCAGAAAATTTATAATGACCATGTTTATGGTCTAAAGGATATTTCACTTCACGAATAAAAATATATTCCCCTTCGTAGTAGTACGGTTCTGCATTAATTTCTCTCCATGTCTCACGGAAAGGAATTTCCTCAATATTCTTATTAGGATTACCTAATAGGGAATAGTCCGACTTATGTGTCTCCGTCTCACCTACGTGAGAAATATGATTCTTCATTCGATTTAGTTTTGATTTTAATGACAAATTACTCACCTTTGATTAATTATTTTCCCATTTACACTTTTCAGTTCATACATATAAATTACATATAATTCATTATAGCAATTGTTTACTCAAATTACTGCGTGAGTGAATCAGACATAAAAAAAGAGTGACTTCTCAGCCACTCAGATACTTAATTATTTTTAATTTTCATCTTCCGCGGCTAGTGCTGCAAAATGTGCTTCTTTCTCTTCAGCCGATGCTTTTAACTGATTTACCCGATCCTCAATTTGTTCATTAAGATAGGTAACTTTATTAATATTGTTAATAATTACTTTATAGTCAGTTTGAATACCTCTATTACTCACTTTATCTGTACCTTCAATCATATAAGATTTCGTAGGAATTTCTTTTTCTAATTTAAATGAAGAAGCAAGGAAATAAAAGTTTTTTTGTGATTCAGTTTTTAAGTCTACAGTTTCTGTAATTAAATTTTCGTAATCCTCAGCTAGAAACATCTCTGTAAACTTTTTGTCCTCTTCTGTTAATTCTCTAGTTTTGCTTTCTGCTTTCTCAGTTTCTTCTATCTTTTTACTATCTCCCTGATTTGTTGAATCCTGGTTGGATGTACCGCAACCAGTGATTAAAAATAAGACAGATAGCATAGTAATAAATAATTTCATAATAAAGCCTCCAAAACATTTTTATGATTAAATTTATCATAAAAAGCAAGAGAATTGTATTGGTAAATTCATCCTTCACACATTCGACATAACATAATTATACAGATTTTCCACGAGGGAATAAAAAAGCATCAATAATTTTTAATGCATCTTTTTTGGCCGTATCCCCCATTGTATCTGCGCCGATACATGATGGACAACCAGATTCACATCGGCAATTATCGATCATTTTCTTGGTTTCTGTAAATACTTCTTTCATACCAGAATATATCTTTTCGCTTAAACCAATACCGCCTGGGTATCGATCATAAAAGAAAATGGTCGGTTTCTCGTTATGGTCAGCCTTGACCTGGGGTATTACATGAATATCCTGTGGATCAGCCATCACGAATAATGGTGCAATATGATTTAAGGCATGGGCCGTACCAACCAATCCCTGCTCTAAACGTTCATGCCCCATTTCGGCTAGCGATTGATTCAATGAGATCCATGCAGCATTTGTGTGAAGTTCTTCTTCTGGGAGATGTATTGGTCCTGATCCGATATTTTCATGTGTCTCAAATTTTATTTTCTTAAATATCGTTGCCATTGCTCGAACACTAACATCCCCATAGCCAAATTCCGCATCCTCCAATTGGATGAGCTTGTCGATATCCAGCACCTTTAATTGAACAGCTAAATTTGCATCAGTAAAATAATCAACATCAACTTCCCTGACAAATGCCTTTTTCTCCTCCCAATCAAGCTTCTCAACTTGAAATTGAGTTCCTTGGTGTAAATAAATTGCTTCATCGTGAAGCAGCGTCATCGCTGAAAAACGGTCCATTTCACCAATAACTCTGCTGTTCGCAACATCTGACTGGTCGATAATGATGACATTTTCCTGAGAAGCTGAGCGCAGGCTGATGTTATGAGCTGGAAACGAATCATTCATCCAATACCATTTATCACCGTTTTGATAAAGGATTCGCTCCTCCGTCAAATATTCAAGCAACTCTTCTGTTCCAGCATTTCCAAACTGCTCGCCGACCTTAAATGGAAGCTCATACGCTGCACACTTCATATGATCGATTAATATAATCAGATTATCAGGATTAATCCTAGCTGTTTCTGGACTTTTAGTAAAAAAGTAATCCGGGTTCTGGATGATATATTGATCTAGCGGACTTGAACTGGCAACCATGATGACAAGTGCCTCTCCATGCCTTCTACCCGCTCTTCCTGCCTGCTGCCAGGCACTAGAAATCGTACCAGGATAACCAGTCATAATACACACCTGCAACTGACCAATATCAACTCCCAGCTCGAGTGCATTCGTACTGACGACACCGTATATTTCTCCAGAGCGAAGCCCTTTCTCAATTTTCCTTCTTTCAGTAGGCAAATACCCTCCACGGTAGCCCATAATTGATTTAACACCCAATTGGTTTTTTACCAGTTCCTGAAGATACGTAAGAATAATCTCAACTCTAACCCGACTCCTTGCAAAGACAATCGTTTGAATTTTATTTTTCAATAGTTCACCTGCAATTTTCCGGACCTCTAGTGTGGCACTTCTTCTTATATTTAACGGTTTATTAACAATTGGTGGATTATAGAATAGAAAGTGTTTTGTTCCACTGGGAGCACCATTGTTATCAATAAGAACCATTTTTTCCTCTGTTAAAGTTTCTGCAAGCTCTAATGGATTAGCGATAGTAGCAGATGTACAAATAAAAACGGGGTTGCTTCCGTAATAGCGGCAAATTCGTTTTAACCTGCGAATAACATTGGCAACATGGCTCCCGAAAACACCTCGGTAGGTGTGAAGCTCGTCAATGACGACAAATTTAAGGTTTTCAAATAACGAAACCCACTTTGTATGATGCGGTAGTATCGCTGAATGAAGCATATCTGGATTGGTGATGACTACATGCCCTGCTTTGCGGACTCTTTGGCGAATATTCGCTGGTGTGTCCCCATCATATGTATAGCTATTGATATCAACACCCGCAGCTTGAATAATTTCATTGATTTCACTTTTCTGATCCTGTGCAAGTGCCTTTGTTGGAAACATATAGAGTGCACGCGCGCTTGGATTCGAAAGAATCGTCTGAAGCACAGGTAGGTTATAGCATAATGTTTTACCAGAGGCAGTTGGTGTGACCGCTACAATGCTGTTACCAGTCATAATCTTTTCATAAGAAGATCTTTGATGCGTATATAGTTTTTCGATTCCTTTACTTTTAAGCGATGCTCTAATTTCACGATGGAGATCTTCGGGAAGTGGAACGGTTTGGGCTTTCTTTTCCTCAATTGTCTTCCATGTCACGATATTTTCTTTAAAAGCATCATTTATTTTTAAATCTGCGAGTACTTCCTGCAAATTCTTTTTAAATTTCATACACTCACCTCATTTACTCTATTTTAGCGAATGAACGTTCGTAAAGAAAGTAATATCTTTAACTTTCCTTAAAAAAAGAAATACGAGTTTAAACATTTAAAAAAATACCGTTATCTAAACTAAAATAAAATCGGAATCTCTGTTACAATAAGAAAAGGATTCTATAAATTTTATGGTGTGCGGAGGTGGAGAAATGAGGATTGAAGAAGTAATAAAGGTTCTTTCTGA from Neobacillus sp. FSL H8-0543 includes:
- a CDS encoding ATP-dependent DNA helicase; amino-acid sequence: MQSKIPFEITKSESFYDKLSEWIGDLFYDILPEAGFELRDEQIFMAFQLEKAFKEKKVMFAEAGVGTGKTIVYLLYAIMYARYTNMPAVVACADETLIEQLVKKEGDIAKLEKILGLNFDVRLAKSRDQYLCLKKLDHVKQTDFNDDIADIYEQLPDFVHNDGSMQKFEKYGDRRDFPALSDESWGKVNWDAIQDCFTCEKRHRCGLTLNRDFYRHSTDLIICSHDFYMEHIWTKESRKREGQLPLLPEHSSVVFDEGHLLEFAAQKALSYRFTDATLETLLTRLMENEVREKTLYTIEEALLDNDKFFSSISEFSVPSQGSDKQMITLNPQVIKYGEKLLSKLQQLEEELVFESELYVINEYDLRIVEEYLEQITYSLSLFLKEMNGITWFEEVGYERTLVIMPKMVEEVLRDEVFSQKKPFIFSSATLSNQKNFAYIANGLGVKEFLSFSVESPFDYEEKMEIYLPTFSKDNRDEKLDYLLNTIRQSEGRALILLNNQNEMKQLKESLKGSVEYPIYFEGDEEISTLVSKFQNEEHAILCTIHLWEGLDIPGRSLENIIIYSLPFPPNDPVFTAKREGVEDPYRDVDLPYMLLRLKQGVGRLIRSENDRGTVHIMLQDDISEELLQTIKDVLPTKPIMTA
- a CDS encoding class I SAM-dependent RNA methyltransferase; translated protein: MGKYQLIATAAMGLESLVAKEVRALGYECEVENGKVIYTGDETAIARSNLWLRTADRVKIRVGEFKALTFDELFEKTKALPWEKFLPENAEFPVIGKSVKSTLFSVSDCQAIVKKAVVERLKKHYNRSTWFEENGAFFRIEVALLKDIATITIDTSGQGLHKRGYRVDQGEAPLKETLAAALVMLTNWKADHPFMDPFCGSGTIPIEAALIGQNIAPGFNREFASEGWDWIPEKIWDNARTEAEDLANYDQPLDILGTDIDHRMVKIAQENAFEAGLGDLIKFKQMQVRDISTPKEYGVIVGNPPYGERIGDKPEVEHMYKEMGQAFNKLDTWSIYILTSNEEFEQLYGKRATKKRKLFNGFIRTDLYQYWGKRPPRSFE
- the gpsB gene encoding cell division regulator GpsB, which codes for MQSDKVKLTAKEILEKEFKTGVRGYKQEDVDKYLDLIIKDYEAFQQEIEDLQQENLRLRKQLEESSRRQPVTQPAGTTNFDILKRLSNLEKHVFGNKLYD
- a CDS encoding DUF1273 domain-containing protein, which produces MKVIAISGYKAFELGIFKKDHPSATFIKAAIKKDLITMLDDGLEWVLISGQLGTELWAAEVVFELQLDYPDLKLAVITPFLKQEDSWNETNKEWYATVLAQADFIDSVSKKGYEKPLQFRVKNQFFIEKSDAILLFYDQEKEGSPKYIYEMATQYQNNHAYPIHLITFYDLQSIVEEEEQKRMDF
- a CDS encoding CotD family spore coat protein; translation: MYLGTNFAPPVIHPTKQLVNHTFSTTVVPHIHPVHTTTINHHLFQHKHYCPQTASTCEVCCNQHVDCCCPGGPIPVAPMATGPAPSNVLPSTNVLPPRPGFGPGGPGFGPGGPGFGPGGPGFGPGGPGFGPGGPGFGPGMGPGMGPGMAPGMGPGMAPGMGPGMAPGMGPGMGPRPYPGQRPSWR
- a CDS encoding ribonuclease H-like domain-containing protein, translating into MKNHISHVGETETHKSDYSLLGNPNKNIEEIPFRETWREINAEPYYYEGEYIFIREVKYPLDHKHGHYKFSDLYTAKEVWTNRDLNHPFSMKDFEMSEMVFFDTETTGLSGTGTQIFLLGIAYFTDKDLTLKQYFLPSPSSEVAQFNYFLNDIGRFRLMASYNGKSFDWPQLITRHTLVRQNVPKLPALGHFDLYHAARRLWKHKLERTNLSIVEKDVLGIDRVDDIPGYLAPMIYFDFIESRQPKGIHGIMKHNEIDILSLVTLYTHLTFQLCGMDMKQTRKESFEVGRWFAAIGEKAEAEQVLTKLVDGSDVTSLQAKLALAYHYKKEKDWERALNLFVEVADTLDVNMSLEACIETAKIYEHKLKDYLSARDYCLKASKLNEESQLSKDKKGKVNDQLQNRFFRLEKRIEKHCEICNKIDTFI
- a CDS encoding DEAD/DEAH box helicase, encoding MKFKKNLQEVLADLKINDAFKENIVTWKTIEEKKAQTVPLPEDLHREIRASLKSKGIEKLYTHQRSSYEKIMTGNSIVAVTPTASGKTLCYNLPVLQTILSNPSARALYMFPTKALAQDQKSEINEIIQAAGVDINSYTYDGDTPANIRQRVRKAGHVVITNPDMLHSAILPHHTKWVSLFENLKFVVIDELHTYRGVFGSHVANVIRRLKRICRYYGSNPVFICTSATIANPLELAETLTEEKMVLIDNNGAPSGTKHFLFYNPPIVNKPLNIRRSATLEVRKIAGELLKNKIQTIVFARSRVRVEIILTYLQELVKNQLGVKSIMGYRGGYLPTERRKIEKGLRSGEIYGVVSTNALELGVDIGQLQVCIMTGYPGTISSAWQQAGRAGRRHGEALVIMVASSSPLDQYIIQNPDYFFTKSPETARINPDNLIILIDHMKCAAYELPFKVGEQFGNAGTEELLEYLTEERILYQNGDKWYWMNDSFPAHNISLRSASQENVIIIDQSDVANSRVIGEMDRFSAMTLLHDEAIYLHQGTQFQVEKLDWEEKKAFVREVDVDYFTDANLAVQLKVLDIDKLIQLEDAEFGYGDVSVRAMATIFKKIKFETHENIGSGPIHLPEEELHTNAAWISLNQSLAEMGHERLEQGLVGTAHALNHIAPLFVMADPQDIHVIPQVKADHNEKPTIFFYDRYPGGIGLSEKIYSGMKEVFTETKKMIDNCRCESGCPSCIGADTMGDTAKKDALKIIDAFLFPRGKSV